ACAATCGCATTCGCGAATACGTGACAATTAACCGTGCTACTGGTTTAGGAGAAGCCACGATGATTGGTAACGGCAATCTGTTGATGGCTTACGTCCATGTAGCACATAACTGTGTGATTGAAGACTCTGTGACTATTTCCAACGCGGTAGCGATCGCAGGTCATGTTCATATTGAGTCACGAGCAACAATTAGTGGGGTTCTAGGTATCCATCAATTTGTGCATATTGGTAAGCACGCGATGGTAGGAGGAATGAGCCGTATTGACCGGGATGTCCCGCCATATATGTTGGTAGAGGGAAATCCTACACGAGTGCGATCGCTCAACCTCGTAGGACTCAAACGCGCTGGTTTGTCTGCTAATGACTTACAAATATTGAAAAAAGCCTTCCGTATTCTCTACCGTTCAGATTTACTCTTTAAAGATGCTTTAGAAGAACTAGAACTCTTAGGAGATACAGAACATTTACAGCACTTGCGTCGTTTCCTCCTACTTTCGCAAATGCCAGGAAGACGCGGTTTAATTCCTGGAAAAGGAAAAGCAAATAGTAGAGATGATGAATCTTGAAAATAAGGGATCGGGGAGAGGAAGGGGGACAAACCAGACAAGGGAGAAAAGAAACACCAGTTCCCCAATCCCGGTTCTTCATTCCCTGTTCCCTTTCCCCAACACCCTCTTCCCTTTCCCCGATACCCCATTCCAAAATGCGAATATTTATTAGTACTGGTGAAGTGTCCGGCGATTTACAGGGGTCGCTATTGGTGACTGCAATGCGAAAGCAAGCTATTGCTGCTGGGTTGAAATTAGAAATTGTGGCTCTTGGTGGTGATAAAATGACGGCAGCAGGAGCAATTTTGTTGGGTAACACCACTGAAATAGGTTCCTTTGGTCTGTTGGAATCTCTACCTTTTGTACTGCCAACTCTGCAAGTCCAGCGTCGGGCGATCGCTTATCTCAAGCAAAACCCACCTGACTTGGTAGTGTTGATTGACTACATGGGACCAAATCTCGGTATCGGCAATTATCTTCGCCGCTATATGCCACAAGTCCCAATAGTATATTATATTGCTCCGCAAGTTTGGGTTTCTTCAATTTCTCTTGGTAATACAGAGCGGATTATTCATGTTAGTGATAAATTATTAGCTATTTTTCCGCAAGAAGCACGTTACTTTCAAAACAAAGGTGCAAAAGTTACTTGGGTCGGTCATCCTCTTGTAGACAGAATAGAAAAATTTCCTCGCCGAGAAGCAGCACGCAGACAGTTGGGAATTGCCGATGATGCGATCGCTGTGGCACTTTTACCTGCCTCCCGTCACCAAGAACTCAAGTATCTTCTACCCGTAATGTTTCAAGCAGCACAGGCAATTCAAGCTAAACTATCACAGGTACATTTCTGGATTCCTTTATCTCTGGAAATATATCGAGAAAGAATAGAAAAAGAGATACAACGACATGGTTTACAAGCTACTGTAGTTTCTGGTCAACAACAAGAAGTACTTGCTGCTGCTGATTTAGCAATTACTAAGTGCGGGACTGTAAATTTAGAACTTGCCTTGTTAAAAGTGCCGCAGGTAGTTGTTTATCGTCTCAATCCTTTTACTTACTGGGTTGCTCGTAATATCCTGAAAATAACTTTTCCCTTTGCCTCACCAGTTAACCTGATGGTAATGAAGGCAATTGTGCCAGAATTTATCCAAGAACAAGCGTCGCCAGAGAATATTATTCAAGCAGCAATGGAATTTTTGCTAAACCAGGAACGTAAACAGCAAATCCAAGCAGATTATCAAGAAATGCAACGAGCTATGGGAGAATTGGGGGTGTGCGATCGCGCCGCTAAAGAAATTTTACGATTGCTATATAACTAAAAATATGGCAATGAGAATCAGGCTGAGAAAAATAGCGAACAAAATAGCATATTCGACTCGGCGACTGATTATTCCGACAGCTGCAATCATAGCAATCGCAAGGCTAAAAATACCAATATACTGTTCTTTTTGCAAACCTTTAGCAATCAGTGGATCTTGCTGTTGACCATTTTGTTGTGGGGTTTCTATAATTTTTTGTGCTAAATAACTTGAGTTAGAATTGGGTAATTTTTGATTATAAATATTCATGATTATTTTTTATTTAGTATTTGTATCAGCTATGTTTACCTAATATAGAAAAATTTTTTACGATTGCTACAAGATATTAATTATTATATTTATATAAATTCAAAATAAACTCTAATCTATTAAATTCATCTACCTGTAGAAATATTGTATATTTTGAGTAAAAGAGAATACATAGAATAAAAATTAAAAAAGCCCAAAATAAGGGCTTTTGTCTTTATTCGGTATGATAGCTGTATTTCTAGCATTCTCAAAATATGAATGTGTCTAAAAAACATGTTAAGAAGATGATTTTGAAGATATAACAAAGCCTGACTCAATCAATCTTCTTATTTACAATAATTTATATTTTTACTTTGCAAATTGCTTTGAGCAATACATCCCTGTTTTTTAAATAGATAGTTTTCTCCAATCAGATAAATACTGATGAACACTAAAGGGA
Above is a genomic segment from Fischerella sp. JS2 containing:
- the lpxA gene encoding acyl-ACP--UDP-N-acetylglucosamine O-acyltransferase encodes the protein MKTLIHPTAVIHPNAELHPTVEVGAYAVIGGHVKVGPDTTIGAHVVLDGPVEIGARNQIFPGAAIGMEPQDRKYAGETSWVKIGNDNRIREYVTINRATGLGEATMIGNGNLLMAYVHVAHNCVIEDSVTISNAVAIAGHVHIESRATISGVLGIHQFVHIGKHAMVGGMSRIDRDVPPYMLVEGNPTRVRSLNLVGLKRAGLSANDLQILKKAFRILYRSDLLFKDALEELELLGDTEHLQHLRRFLLLSQMPGRRGLIPGKGKANSRDDES
- the lpxB gene encoding lipid-A-disaccharide synthase, with protein sequence MRIFISTGEVSGDLQGSLLVTAMRKQAIAAGLKLEIVALGGDKMTAAGAILLGNTTEIGSFGLLESLPFVLPTLQVQRRAIAYLKQNPPDLVVLIDYMGPNLGIGNYLRRYMPQVPIVYYIAPQVWVSSISLGNTERIIHVSDKLLAIFPQEARYFQNKGAKVTWVGHPLVDRIEKFPRREAARRQLGIADDAIAVALLPASRHQELKYLLPVMFQAAQAIQAKLSQVHFWIPLSLEIYRERIEKEIQRHGLQATVVSGQQQEVLAAADLAITKCGTVNLELALLKVPQVVVYRLNPFTYWVARNILKITFPFASPVNLMVMKAIVPEFIQEQASPENIIQAAMEFLLNQERKQQIQADYQEMQRAMGELGVCDRAAKEILRLLYN